In the Paramormyrops kingsleyae isolate MSU_618 chromosome 6, PKINGS_0.4, whole genome shotgun sequence genome, one interval contains:
- the susd3 gene encoding uncharacterized protein susd3 isoform X1: MSAVTSSVFDIPRTIFAIENQNNAGGNQTGQCKPMPRPSLGTLKLVHGNGTSVGTVISFQCPSKHRLIGEGTVSCVWRSNSPQWTGGAPWCKPLTRFEDFGFRVAVIASIVSCAVILLMSMAFLTCCLLKCIKRQERQRRERETHLWAGQGHLGETQVPHKGRNNNNNRSKQKSTPELICDCVECNKRMSYGCHHLLAMDSLTFTPAAFPCSAYSSPAGPHPECISAPKSYSPAERTISVISRPYMDDPNGNCQHLLNPERQPSQIIYV; encoded by the exons ATGTCAGCCGTAACTTCTTCCGTGTTTGATATTCCGAGGACTATTTTCGCGATTGAAAACCAGAACAACGCTGGAGGTAACCAGACAG GCCAATGCAAGCCGATGCCACGCCCTTCCCTGGGCACTTTAAAACTCGTCCACGGGAATGGCACTAGCGTAGGCACCGTAATATCCTTCCAATGTCCATCCAAGCACCGGCTGATCGGCGAGGGCACAGTGTCCTGCGTGTGGCGAAGCAACAGTCCGCAGTGGACGGGAGGAGCGCCCTGGTGCAAGC CCCTGACACGCTTTGAGGACTTTGGATTCAGGGTGGCTGTGATCGCCTCCATTGTGAGCTGTGCCGTCATCTTGTTGATGTCCATGGCCTTTCTCACCTGCTGCTTGCTAAAGTGTATCAAGAGACAGGAGAGGCAGAGGCGTGAGAG GGAGACACATCTGTGGGCGGGGCAAGGGCACCTGGGGGAGACACAGGTCCCACACAAAGGCcgaaacaacaacaataacagaaGCAAGCAAAAGAGCACGCCGGAGCTGATCTGTGACTGTGTGGAGTGTAACAAAAGGATGTCCTATGG gtgCCATCATCTACTTGCCATGGATAGCCTCACCTTTACTCCTGCCGCATTCCCCTGCAGTGCATACAGCAGTCCTGCTGGGCCCCACCCCGAGTGTATCTCTGCACCCAAGAGCTACAGCCCTGCAGAACGCACGATTAGTGTGATCAGCAGACCGTACATGGACGACCCCAATGGGAACTGTCAACATCTCCTCAATCCTGAGAGGCAACCCTCGCAAATAATATACGTGTGA
- the card19 gene encoding caspase recruitment domain-containing protein 19 isoform X1, which produces MADSYREQLIKDSEFLRNDKRMGTELVDKLVLQLNRIYPQILNDKEAQKFRNLGVPTAIRLVELLSHLQGKGEEACYEFYRALHIHAEDVYFSLPTRIHRRETTDPKWTNTADDLREKFVLNDRGPWFFLSCFTVVVGVAFLYYHSEGKGLGDDTRKVLGFTTLGFGTQAKEVLISYIDDCSRK; this is translated from the exons ATGGCAG ACAGTTACCGTGAACAGCTGATTAAGGATTCTGAATTCCTCAGAAATGACAAGCGAATGGGCACAGAGCTGGTGGATAAGCTGGTGTTACAGCTCAATAGGATCTACCCACAGATACTGAATGACAAGGAGGCGCAGAAG TTCCGCAACTTGGGTGTGCCCACGGCCATCAGATTGGTGGAGCTGCTTTCCCACCTGCAAGGCAAAGGGGAGGAGGCCTGCTACGAGTTCTACCGGGCTCTGCACATCCACGCCGAGGACGTGTACTTCAGTCTGCCCACGCGCATCCACCGCAGGG AAACTACAGATCCAAAATGGACTAACACTGCTGACGACCTAAGGGAGAAATTTGTTCTAAATGACAGGG GTCCTTGGTTCTTCCTCAGTTGTTTCACAGTTGTGGTTGGAGTGGCATTCCTCTATTACCATAGTG AGGGCAAAGGCCTGGGTGACGACACCAGGAAGGTGCTGGGCTTCACAACGCTGGGGTTTGGGACGCAAGCCAAAGAGGTGCTGATATCATACATAGACGACTGCAGCCGAAAGTAG
- the susd3 gene encoding uncharacterized protein susd3 isoform X2, with protein sequence MPRPSLGTLKLVHGNGTSVGTVISFQCPSKHRLIGEGTVSCVWRSNSPQWTGGAPWCKPLTRFEDFGFRVAVIASIVSCAVILLMSMAFLTCCLLKCIKRQERQRRERETHLWAGQGHLGETQVPHKGRNNNNNRSKQKSTPELICDCVECNKRMSYGCHHLLAMDSLTFTPAAFPCSAYSSPAGPHPECISAPKSYSPAERTISVISRPYMDDPNGNCQHLLNPERQPSQIIYV encoded by the exons ATGCCACGCCCTTCCCTGGGCACTTTAAAACTCGTCCACGGGAATGGCACTAGCGTAGGCACCGTAATATCCTTCCAATGTCCATCCAAGCACCGGCTGATCGGCGAGGGCACAGTGTCCTGCGTGTGGCGAAGCAACAGTCCGCAGTGGACGGGAGGAGCGCCCTGGTGCAAGC CCCTGACACGCTTTGAGGACTTTGGATTCAGGGTGGCTGTGATCGCCTCCATTGTGAGCTGTGCCGTCATCTTGTTGATGTCCATGGCCTTTCTCACCTGCTGCTTGCTAAAGTGTATCAAGAGACAGGAGAGGCAGAGGCGTGAGAG GGAGACACATCTGTGGGCGGGGCAAGGGCACCTGGGGGAGACACAGGTCCCACACAAAGGCcgaaacaacaacaataacagaaGCAAGCAAAAGAGCACGCCGGAGCTGATCTGTGACTGTGTGGAGTGTAACAAAAGGATGTCCTATGG gtgCCATCATCTACTTGCCATGGATAGCCTCACCTTTACTCCTGCCGCATTCCCCTGCAGTGCATACAGCAGTCCTGCTGGGCCCCACCCCGAGTGTATCTCTGCACCCAAGAGCTACAGCCCTGCAGAACGCACGATTAGTGTGATCAGCAGACCGTACATGGACGACCCCAATGGGAACTGTCAACATCTCCTCAATCCTGAGAGGCAACCCTCGCAAATAATATACGTGTGA
- the card19 gene encoding caspase recruitment domain-containing protein 19 isoform X3, translating into MADSYREQLIKDSEFLRNDKRMGTELVDKLVLQLNRIYPQILNDKEAQKFRNLGVPTAIRLVELLSHLQGKGEEACYEFYRALHIHAEDVYFSLPTRIHRRGPWFFLSCFTVVVGVAFLYYHSEGKGLGDDTRKVLGFTTLGFGTQAKEVLISYIDDCSRK; encoded by the exons ATGGCAG ACAGTTACCGTGAACAGCTGATTAAGGATTCTGAATTCCTCAGAAATGACAAGCGAATGGGCACAGAGCTGGTGGATAAGCTGGTGTTACAGCTCAATAGGATCTACCCACAGATACTGAATGACAAGGAGGCGCAGAAG TTCCGCAACTTGGGTGTGCCCACGGCCATCAGATTGGTGGAGCTGCTTTCCCACCTGCAAGGCAAAGGGGAGGAGGCCTGCTACGAGTTCTACCGGGCTCTGCACATCCACGCCGAGGACGTGTACTTCAGTCTGCCCACGCGCATCCACCGCAGGG GTCCTTGGTTCTTCCTCAGTTGTTTCACAGTTGTGGTTGGAGTGGCATTCCTCTATTACCATAGTG AGGGCAAAGGCCTGGGTGACGACACCAGGAAGGTGCTGGGCTTCACAACGCTGGGGTTTGGGACGCAAGCCAAAGAGGTGCTGATATCATACATAGACGACTGCAGCCGAAAGTAG
- the card19 gene encoding caspase recruitment domain-containing protein 19 isoform X2, which translates to MGTELVDKLVLQLNRIYPQILNDKEAQKFRNLGVPTAIRLVELLSHLQGKGEEACYEFYRALHIHAEDVYFSLPTRIHRRETTDPKWTNTADDLREKFVLNDRGPWFFLSCFTVVVGVAFLYYHSEGKGLGDDTRKVLGFTTLGFGTQAKEVLISYIDDCSRK; encoded by the exons ATGGGCACAGAGCTGGTGGATAAGCTGGTGTTACAGCTCAATAGGATCTACCCACAGATACTGAATGACAAGGAGGCGCAGAAG TTCCGCAACTTGGGTGTGCCCACGGCCATCAGATTGGTGGAGCTGCTTTCCCACCTGCAAGGCAAAGGGGAGGAGGCCTGCTACGAGTTCTACCGGGCTCTGCACATCCACGCCGAGGACGTGTACTTCAGTCTGCCCACGCGCATCCACCGCAGGG AAACTACAGATCCAAAATGGACTAACACTGCTGACGACCTAAGGGAGAAATTTGTTCTAAATGACAGGG GTCCTTGGTTCTTCCTCAGTTGTTTCACAGTTGTGGTTGGAGTGGCATTCCTCTATTACCATAGTG AGGGCAAAGGCCTGGGTGACGACACCAGGAAGGTGCTGGGCTTCACAACGCTGGGGTTTGGGACGCAAGCCAAAGAGGTGCTGATATCATACATAGACGACTGCAGCCGAAAGTAG